The proteins below come from a single Arthrobacter sp. zg-Y1171 genomic window:
- a CDS encoding L-lactate permease yields MAGSLALSAILAALPLLILFVLLGVFRMKAYQAALISLALSIILAVVGWKMPVGQVLSATGLGAFYAIFPILWILINALWIYKLTVATPWFEVLGRTIRSISDDLRILSILIAFCFGALLESLAGFGAPVAIAAAMLMAAGMKPLKSAMVALLANTAPVAFGAMAAPIIALNGVTGIPLQELSSMTGRQTPFIALVVPLILVFLVDGKRGLRQTWPVALVAGAAFGLAQFAASNFFIVELTDVVAAVVTVVAVLLMLRVWQPSEIIGMTGETREAEKAGETASVSETESVGTDTLTGAGRGSAPGAGTSAASGGAAGGATAVGAGADGGEGDGAASGTTSSTGRPSGHDVWMAIAPYLVIIVVFSIAQVPVVKTWLTSIGSTTFLWPGLDVTGNNGKPAAAQTLRFDHIRATGTLLLFSGIITMVLYRIAAGRGVRVYGETLKQLRWTILTVCSVLALSFVMNLSGQTTTLGVALASAGSFFALLSPLLGWIGVALTGSDTSSNSLFGALQVAAANETGLSPTLMAAANSSAGVMGKMLSLQNLAIASAAVGLEGAEGTLLRKLIGWSLGLLAFITVLIWLQSTSILGWMVP; encoded by the coding sequence ATGGCCGGTTCCCTGGCCCTGTCCGCCATCCTGGCCGCGCTGCCGCTGCTGATTCTGTTTGTCCTGCTGGGCGTGTTCCGGATGAAGGCCTACCAGGCGGCACTGATCAGCCTGGCACTGTCCATCATCCTTGCCGTCGTGGGCTGGAAGATGCCGGTGGGGCAGGTCCTTTCAGCCACGGGGCTCGGCGCCTTCTATGCCATCTTCCCCATCCTCTGGATCCTGATCAACGCCCTGTGGATCTACAAGCTGACCGTGGCAACGCCGTGGTTTGAGGTCCTGGGGCGCACCATCCGCTCCATCTCGGACGATCTGCGCATCCTGTCCATCCTGATCGCCTTCTGCTTCGGCGCCCTGCTGGAATCCCTGGCCGGCTTCGGAGCGCCCGTAGCCATCGCGGCTGCCATGCTGATGGCCGCAGGCATGAAGCCGCTGAAATCCGCCATGGTCGCCCTGCTGGCGAACACGGCGCCGGTGGCCTTCGGCGCCATGGCGGCACCGATCATCGCGCTGAACGGTGTCACGGGCATCCCGCTGCAGGAACTGTCCTCCATGACCGGACGGCAGACACCCTTCATTGCACTGGTGGTGCCGCTGATCCTGGTCTTCCTGGTGGACGGTAAACGCGGTCTGCGGCAGACGTGGCCGGTAGCACTGGTCGCCGGAGCGGCCTTCGGGCTGGCACAGTTCGCGGCCTCGAACTTCTTCATTGTGGAACTGACCGACGTCGTTGCCGCCGTCGTGACAGTGGTGGCAGTACTCCTGATGCTCCGGGTCTGGCAGCCGTCCGAGATCATCGGCATGACCGGTGAAACCCGCGAGGCCGAGAAGGCAGGGGAAACCGCGTCGGTGTCGGAAACGGAATCCGTCGGAACGGACACCCTCACCGGAGCGGGCCGCGGTTCCGCACCAGGGGCCGGAACCAGTGCCGCAAGCGGAGGGGCTGCCGGGGGAGCAACCGCCGTGGGCGCGGGGGCCGACGGCGGGGAGGGAGACGGAGCTGCCAGCGGCACCACCTCGTCCACCGGACGGCCCTCCGGACACGATGTCTGGATGGCCATCGCACCTTATCTGGTGATCATCGTGGTGTTCTCCATTGCCCAGGTTCCCGTGGTCAAGACCTGGCTGACCAGCATCGGCAGCACCACGTTCCTGTGGCCGGGACTCGACGTCACCGGAAACAACGGCAAACCGGCGGCTGCCCAGACACTGCGTTTTGACCACATCCGGGCCACCGGCACCCTGCTGCTTTTCTCCGGCATCATCACCATGGTGCTGTACCGGATCGCGGCGGGCCGCGGAGTACGCGTCTACGGAGAAACGCTGAAGCAGCTGCGCTGGACCATCCTGACCGTCTGCTCCGTGCTGGCCCTGTCCTTCGTGATGAACCTTTCCGGCCAGACCACCACCCTCGGGGTCGCCCTGGCCTCCGCGGGAAGCTTCTTCGCACTGCTTTCCCCTCTGCTGGGGTGGATCGGCGTGGCCCTTACGGGTTCCGACACCTCCTCGAACTCCCTGTTCGGCGCCCTGCAGGTAGCCGCGGCCAACGAAACCGGGCTGTCGCCCACGCTCATGGCCGCAGCCAACTCCTCCGCAGGCGTTATGGGCAAGATGCTTTCGCTGCAGAACCTGGCCATCGCCTCCGCCGCTGTAGGCCTGGAGGGGGCGGAAGGAACCCTGCTGCGCAAACTCATCGGCTGGAGCCTTGGCCTGCTGGCGTTCATCACCGTGCTGATCTGGCTGCAGTCCACGTCGATTCTTGGCTGGATGGTCCCCTAA
- a CDS encoding sodium:alanine symporter family protein, with protein sequence MAPASEDGGLLGTIDSAVNSFFEPITTVFSGIVFFPVSIGDFSFPVVVAWLILAGIVFTFYFGFIQFRGLKVATQVVRGKFSSKDDPGEVPHFQALTSALSGTVGLGNIAGVGAAMALGGPGATFWMILAGLLGMASKFAECTLGVKYREVHEDGSISGGPFKYLPVAFRRLGRWPAKILTGIFAVAILIFGIAGGNMFQANQTFAQIQNVTGGEDGLLGSAGAALIFGLVLAALVAVVILGGIKSIGATTSKLVPAMGGIYILACLFVIIVNFENVPAAFGAIIEGAFRPEGFAGGILGVMIVGFQRASFSNEAGVGSAAIAHSAVKTRRPVSEGFVALFEPLVDTVLICTMTALAIIMASTPSLQAGIDQVQAGGDAPDGVILTSDAFATVLPWFPIVLSIAVALFAYSTLITWSYYGLKSWEYLFGRGKRREIAYKVIFLLFTVAGCVLSFSQVISFADAALFVCAFVNLLGVYLLLPVIKKEMKQYLADRKSGKLEMLGIDDDDIEAAAATA encoded by the coding sequence ATGGCACCGGCATCTGAGGACGGTGGGTTGCTCGGCACCATCGACTCCGCGGTCAACTCCTTTTTCGAACCGATTACCACCGTGTTCTCCGGGATCGTGTTCTTCCCGGTCAGCATCGGCGACTTCAGTTTCCCCGTAGTGGTCGCCTGGCTGATCCTCGCCGGCATCGTCTTCACTTTCTACTTCGGCTTCATCCAGTTCCGCGGACTGAAGGTGGCCACCCAGGTGGTCCGCGGCAAATTCTCCTCCAAGGATGATCCGGGGGAGGTGCCGCATTTCCAGGCCCTTACCTCCGCCCTGTCCGGCACAGTCGGCCTCGGCAACATCGCCGGCGTCGGTGCGGCCATGGCCCTGGGCGGTCCCGGCGCAACCTTCTGGATGATCCTGGCCGGCCTGCTGGGCATGGCCTCGAAGTTCGCGGAATGCACGCTCGGCGTGAAGTACCGCGAAGTCCATGAAGACGGCTCGATCAGCGGCGGTCCGTTCAAGTACCTGCCGGTAGCCTTCCGGCGCCTGGGCCGCTGGCCCGCGAAGATCCTCACCGGAATCTTTGCGGTAGCGATCCTGATCTTCGGCATTGCCGGCGGCAACATGTTCCAGGCCAACCAGACCTTCGCGCAGATCCAGAACGTCACCGGCGGCGAGGACGGTCTCCTCGGCAGCGCGGGCGCGGCCCTGATCTTCGGACTGGTCCTGGCGGCCCTGGTGGCCGTGGTGATCCTCGGCGGCATCAAGTCCATCGGTGCCACCACTTCCAAGCTGGTGCCGGCCATGGGTGGCATCTACATTCTGGCCTGCCTGTTCGTCATCATCGTCAACTTCGAGAACGTGCCGGCAGCCTTCGGCGCCATCATCGAGGGGGCGTTCCGTCCCGAGGGCTTCGCCGGCGGCATCTTAGGCGTTATGATCGTGGGCTTCCAGCGGGCGTCCTTCTCGAACGAGGCGGGCGTCGGTTCCGCAGCTATCGCCCACTCGGCGGTCAAGACCCGCCGGCCGGTCAGCGAAGGCTTCGTGGCGCTCTTCGAACCGCTGGTGGACACCGTGCTCATCTGCACCATGACCGCCCTGGCCATCATCATGGCCTCCACCCCCAGCCTGCAGGCAGGAATTGACCAGGTCCAGGCCGGAGGCGACGCGCCCGACGGCGTCATCCTCACCTCCGATGCGTTCGCCACCGTCCTGCCGTGGTTCCCGATCGTGCTCTCCATCGCCGTGGCGCTCTTCGCCTACTCCACCCTGATCACCTGGTCCTACTACGGCCTGAAGTCCTGGGAGTACCTCTTCGGCCGCGGCAAGCGCCGCGAGATCGCCTACAAGGTCATCTTCCTGCTCTTCACCGTGGCCGGCTGCGTCCTGTCCTTCAGCCAGGTCATCAGCTTCGCCGACGCCGCGCTCTTTGTCTGCGCGTTCGTGAACCTGCTCGGCGTGTACCTGCTGCTGCCCGTGATCAAGAAGGAAATGAAGCAGTACCTGGCAGACCGCAAGAGCGGAAAGCTGGAGATGCTGGGCATTGACGACGACGACATCGAGGCCGCCGCCGCCACCGCGTAA
- a CDS encoding SDR family oxidoreductase — translation MDNQTRSTETPPPLTAVITGAGSGIGRATARAFLSAGFRVVLAGRREAELQETAAGSEAALVVPADITVPDDVERLFAAAVGAFGRIDVLFNNAGTFGPTGSIDELSIEDWNRTLAVNVTGTMLCAAAAVRHMKAQSPHGGRIINNGSVSAHTPRPLSAAYTATKHAVTGLTKAIDLDGRPFGITCGQIDIGNAATDLLAGIGGGQGALQANGTRAEEPSFPAEEAAAAVLFMASAPASANVRSLLVTAAGMPFGGRG, via the coding sequence ATGGACAACCAGACCCGTTCGACCGAAACACCTCCGCCCCTGACCGCCGTTATTACCGGGGCGGGTTCGGGGATCGGCCGTGCCACGGCCCGGGCTTTCCTGTCCGCCGGTTTCCGGGTGGTCCTGGCCGGCCGCCGGGAGGCGGAGCTGCAGGAAACCGCCGCCGGCTCCGAAGCGGCACTCGTGGTGCCCGCGGACATAACGGTGCCCGACGACGTCGAGCGGCTTTTCGCCGCGGCCGTCGGCGCATTCGGGCGGATAGACGTGTTGTTCAACAATGCCGGGACGTTCGGTCCCACGGGCAGCATCGACGAGCTGAGCATCGAGGACTGGAACCGGACCCTGGCGGTCAACGTCACCGGCACCATGCTGTGTGCCGCTGCGGCCGTGCGGCACATGAAGGCCCAGTCCCCGCACGGCGGCCGGATCATCAACAACGGCTCGGTGTCGGCGCACACGCCCCGTCCACTTTCGGCGGCGTATACCGCGACCAAGCACGCGGTCACCGGCCTGACCAAGGCCATAGACCTGGACGGGCGCCCCTTCGGCATCACCTGCGGGCAGATCGACATCGGCAACGCCGCCACCGACCTGCTTGCGGGGATCGGCGGCGGGCAGGGGGCGCTGCAGGCCAACGGCACCCGGGCCGAGGAACCCTCGTTCCCCGCGGAGGAGGCCGCTGCCGCCGTACTGTTTATGGCCTCCGCCCCGGCGTCGGCCAATGTCCGCTCACTGCTGGTTACCGCGGCCGGGATGCCTTTCGGCGGCCGCGGCTAG
- the gcvH gene encoding glycine cleavage system protein GcvH: protein MSKVNAGLRYSAEHEWVDSSSPVRVGISAVAADALGDVVYVDLPAVGDTVTAGETCGEVESTKSVSDLYAPVSGEIVEINQEAIDNPALLNEDPYGAGWLFTVNATSEGALLSAEEYAEKNGGEL, encoded by the coding sequence ATGAGCAAAGTAAACGCAGGACTCCGCTATTCCGCCGAACACGAGTGGGTAGACTCCTCGAGCCCCGTCCGCGTCGGCATTTCAGCTGTCGCCGCAGACGCCCTCGGCGATGTCGTCTATGTTGACCTTCCTGCCGTCGGCGACACCGTGACCGCCGGCGAAACCTGCGGCGAGGTTGAGTCCACCAAGTCCGTCTCGGATCTCTACGCGCCGGTGTCCGGCGAGATCGTGGAGATCAACCAGGAGGCCATCGACAATCCGGCCCTCCTGAACGAGGACCCGTACGGTGCCGGCTGGCTGTTCACCGTTAATGCCACGAGTGAAGGCGCACTGCTCAGCGCCGAGGAATACGCGGAAAAGAACGGCGGCGAACTGTGA
- a CDS encoding FAD-binding oxidoreductase, translating to MSTHSLNPVPANTAGSGSTVLSGFPSVSFLEADRQRVSTDRSGFVPESLPDGVVLARTADDVVATLKLATEHRIPVVPRGAGTGLAAASSSRAGELVLDVSGMNRILRIDPVEQLAVVEPGVLNADLNAAAAEYGLFYAPDPASTAICSIGGNIATNAGGMRCAKYGVTRESVLALRVILADGRELRTGRETIKGVSGYDLNALMIGSEGTLGVVVEATLRLRPLPVHTATVAAFFPDVTAAAQAASAVVAARIQPSVMELMDGQTLEAVDMAMGTDYRSKGGAFLLVQTDGYGAFLEQDVVMDVLTTLGSCERAVDDEHAAALITARREAIPSLEKLGRVSIGDIGVPRGRLAEVVTGLEEISARTGVRIFTIAHASDGNLHPMIVLDPEDSVTTGPAKAALGEMFHLAHGLGGTLTGEHGIGLLKRDWLAEELGEVSLEVMHTIRTALDPLGILNPGKAL from the coding sequence GTGAGCACGCACTCCCTCAACCCGGTTCCCGCTAACACTGCCGGCTCCGGCAGCACCGTCCTAAGCGGCTTCCCTTCCGTTTCCTTCCTGGAAGCGGACCGGCAACGGGTGAGCACCGACAGGTCCGGCTTCGTTCCGGAATCGCTGCCGGACGGCGTGGTTCTCGCCCGCACCGCCGACGACGTCGTCGCCACCCTCAAGTTGGCCACCGAACACCGCATACCCGTGGTTCCGCGGGGAGCCGGCACCGGGCTCGCCGCGGCGTCGTCCTCCCGGGCCGGGGAACTGGTGCTCGATGTTTCGGGCATGAACCGGATCCTGCGCATCGACCCCGTGGAGCAGTTGGCCGTGGTGGAGCCCGGAGTGCTCAACGCCGACCTCAATGCGGCCGCCGCGGAGTATGGGCTCTTCTATGCACCGGATCCGGCAAGCACCGCCATCTGCAGCATCGGCGGCAACATCGCCACGAACGCCGGCGGCATGCGCTGCGCCAAGTACGGCGTCACCCGGGAATCGGTGCTGGCCCTGCGCGTGATCCTGGCGGACGGACGGGAACTGCGGACCGGCCGCGAAACCATCAAGGGTGTCAGCGGCTATGACCTCAACGCCCTGATGATCGGTTCGGAGGGGACGCTGGGGGTGGTGGTCGAAGCCACGCTGCGGCTGCGCCCGCTACCGGTGCATACCGCCACAGTGGCTGCCTTCTTCCCGGACGTCACCGCCGCTGCCCAGGCCGCGTCCGCCGTCGTAGCCGCCCGGATCCAGCCGTCCGTGATGGAGCTGATGGACGGACAAACGCTGGAAGCGGTGGATATGGCCATGGGGACGGATTACCGCTCAAAGGGCGGAGCGTTCCTGCTGGTGCAGACGGACGGGTACGGTGCGTTCCTTGAACAGGACGTGGTGATGGACGTCCTGACGACGCTGGGCAGCTGCGAAAGGGCCGTCGACGACGAGCACGCCGCCGCGCTGATCACTGCGCGCCGGGAAGCCATCCCCTCACTGGAGAAGCTGGGCCGGGTGTCGATCGGCGATATCGGCGTTCCCCGGGGACGGCTGGCGGAAGTGGTGACTGGGCTCGAAGAAATCTCCGCGCGCACCGGGGTCCGCATCTTCACCATCGCGCATGCCTCCGACGGGAACCTGCATCCCATGATCGTGCTGGACCCGGAGGACTCGGTCACCACCGGTCCGGCGAAAGCGGCCCTGGGGGAGATGTTCCACCTTGCCCATGGACTGGGCGGCACCCTCACCGGCGAACACGGCATCGGGCTGCTCAAGCGGGATTGGCTGGCAGAGGAGCTGGGCGAGGTATCCCTCGAGGTCATGCACACCATCCGCACCGCCCTGGACCCGCTGGGCATCCTCAACCCGGGAAAGGCGCTCTAG
- the ctaD gene encoding cytochrome c oxidase subunit I, whose product MSTVKYTAEPDGTFVAPRVVPVSRGRIVVNWITSTDHKTIGYMYLITSFVFFSLAGVMALIIRAELFEPGMQILQTREQYNQLFTMHGTAMLLMFATPLFAGFANVIMPLQIGAPDVAFPRLNALAFWFFLFGSLIALSGFITPQGTASFGWTAYTPLSNVAFSPGLGGDLWVFGLALSGFGTILGSVNFVTTIICLRAPGMTMWRMPIFTWNTLVTAILVLMAFPPLAAALFALGADRRFGADIFNPERGGSILWQHLFWFFGHPEVYIIALPFFGIVSEILPVFSRKSIFGYKGLVFATIAIAALSMTVWAHHMYVTGAVMLPFFSFMTMLIAVPTGVKFFNWIGTMWRGSITFETPMLWSIGFLITFLFGGLTGIILSSPPLDFHVSDTYFVVAHFHYVVFGTVVFAMFAGFYFWWPKFTGKMLNERLGKIHFWLLFLGFHTTFLIQHWLGVLGMPRRYADYLVEDNFAGMNQLSTIGSGILALSMIPFFWNVYSTWRHGKKVEVDDPWGFGGSLEWATSCPPPRHNFTSLPKIRSERPALDLHHPELMARANSDTNSPAEKLFGAADMGSEQPRNPDPRQ is encoded by the coding sequence ATGTCGACAGTGAAATACACCGCGGAACCGGACGGAACGTTTGTAGCGCCCCGGGTGGTGCCGGTGTCCAGGGGGCGGATCGTCGTCAACTGGATCACCTCCACGGACCACAAGACCATCGGCTACATGTACCTGATCACGTCCTTCGTCTTTTTCTCGCTGGCCGGTGTGATGGCACTGATTATCCGCGCCGAGCTGTTTGAACCGGGGATGCAGATCCTGCAGACGCGGGAGCAGTACAACCAGCTCTTCACGATGCACGGCACCGCCATGCTGCTGATGTTTGCCACTCCGCTTTTCGCCGGCTTCGCGAACGTGATCATGCCGCTGCAGATCGGGGCGCCCGACGTCGCGTTCCCGCGCCTGAACGCCTTGGCATTCTGGTTCTTCCTGTTTGGCTCGCTGATTGCACTGTCCGGGTTTATCACCCCGCAGGGCACCGCGTCCTTCGGCTGGACAGCCTATACGCCGCTGTCCAACGTCGCGTTCAGCCCCGGCCTCGGCGGTGACCTGTGGGTCTTCGGACTGGCGTTATCCGGCTTCGGCACCATCCTGGGCTCGGTCAACTTTGTCACCACCATCATCTGCCTGCGCGCGCCCGGCATGACCATGTGGCGGATGCCGATCTTCACCTGGAACACCCTCGTGACGGCGATTCTGGTCCTGATGGCGTTCCCGCCCCTGGCCGCAGCACTGTTCGCCCTGGGCGCGGACCGGCGCTTCGGGGCGGACATCTTCAACCCGGAACGCGGCGGCTCCATCCTCTGGCAGCACCTGTTCTGGTTCTTCGGCCATCCCGAGGTCTACATCATCGCGCTGCCGTTCTTCGGCATCGTCTCCGAAATCCTCCCGGTGTTCAGCCGGAAATCCATTTTCGGCTACAAGGGCCTGGTGTTCGCCACGATTGCCATCGCCGCCCTGTCGATGACCGTTTGGGCGCACCACATGTACGTGACCGGCGCCGTTATGCTGCCCTTCTTCTCCTTCATGACCATGCTGATCGCAGTGCCCACCGGGGTGAAGTTCTTCAACTGGATCGGCACCATGTGGCGGGGGTCCATTACCTTCGAAACCCCCATGCTCTGGAGCATCGGCTTCCTGATCACGTTCCTCTTCGGCGGACTGACCGGCATCATCCTGTCCTCCCCGCCGCTGGACTTCCACGTCTCGGACACGTACTTCGTGGTGGCGCACTTCCACTACGTGGTGTTCGGGACCGTGGTCTTTGCAATGTTCGCGGGATTCTATTTCTGGTGGCCCAAATTCACCGGGAAAATGCTGAACGAACGGCTCGGCAAGATCCACTTCTGGCTGCTTTTCCTGGGTTTCCACACCACGTTCCTGATCCAGCATTGGCTGGGCGTGCTGGGGATGCCCCGGCGGTACGCCGACTACCTGGTGGAGGACAACTTCGCCGGAATGAACCAGCTCTCCACCATCGGATCGGGCATCCTGGCGCTGTCCATGATTCCCTTCTTCTGGAATGTCTACAGCACCTGGCGGCACGGCAAGAAGGTCGAGGTGGATGATCCGTGGGGCTTCGGCGGATCGCTGGAGTGGGCCACTTCCTGCCCGCCGCCGCGGCACAACTTCACCTCGCTGCCGAAGATCCGCTCGGAACGGCCCGCGCTGGACCTCCACCATCCCGAACTGATGGCGCGCGCGAACTCCGACACGAATTCGCCGGCGGAAAAACTGTTCGGTGCTGCGGATATGGGCAGCGAGCAGCCGCGCAATCCCGATCCGCGGCAATAG
- a CDS encoding L-serine ammonia-lyase produces the protein MAVGVFDLFTVGIGPSSSHTVGPMRAAAVFAAELVDAGSLADVAGLRVDLYGSLAATGRGHGTMTAVLLGLEGFAPELILPEQVEQRLADIEATRKLQLCAQVPGAVACPLEYGEADIVLHPLTVLPRHTNGMKFAALAADGSVLRDATFFSVGGGFIVREGEERADALELEASKSDLPYPFRTAVELLQHCTGSGLSISEVMLANELASRTEAEIRSGLLHIRDVMEECKNSAIRRTGLLPGGLKVRRRAPAWHTRLRAEDPNRDPKFWQEWVNLVALAVNEENASGGRVVTAPTNGAAGIIPAVMFYATHYGPGMENATPEQRDDVVVRFLLAAAAVGVLYKEQASISGAEVGCQGEVGSASSMAAAGLAEILGGTPEQVENAAEIAMEHNLGLTCDPIGGLVQVPCIERNAIGAAKAVNAAKMALWGDGEHRVSLDEVIVTMRETGRDMSSKYKETALGGLAVNVVEC, from the coding sequence TTGGCTGTCGGCGTTTTTGACCTGTTTACCGTGGGCATCGGCCCATCGAGCTCCCACACGGTGGGGCCGATGCGTGCCGCTGCCGTGTTCGCGGCGGAGCTGGTCGACGCCGGCAGCCTGGCCGACGTCGCCGGCCTGAGGGTGGACCTGTACGGTTCCCTCGCGGCGACCGGCCGGGGCCACGGCACCATGACTGCAGTGCTGCTGGGTCTGGAGGGCTTCGCCCCCGAACTCATCCTGCCCGAACAGGTGGAGCAGCGGCTGGCCGACATTGAGGCGACCCGGAAACTGCAGCTGTGCGCGCAGGTTCCCGGTGCAGTGGCCTGCCCGCTGGAGTACGGCGAGGCGGACATCGTGCTGCACCCGCTGACGGTGCTGCCGCGGCACACCAACGGCATGAAGTTCGCCGCCCTGGCCGCCGACGGCTCCGTGCTGCGGGACGCTACCTTCTTCTCCGTGGGCGGCGGCTTCATTGTCCGCGAGGGTGAAGAACGGGCGGATGCCCTGGAACTCGAGGCCAGCAAATCCGACCTGCCGTACCCCTTCCGCACCGCCGTCGAGCTGCTGCAGCACTGCACCGGCAGCGGACTGAGCATTAGCGAAGTGATGCTGGCCAACGAGCTGGCCTCCCGCACCGAAGCGGAGATCCGCTCCGGCCTGCTGCACATCCGCGACGTGATGGAGGAGTGCAAGAACTCCGCCATCCGCCGCACCGGCCTCCTGCCCGGCGGACTGAAGGTCCGCCGTCGTGCGCCGGCCTGGCACACCCGGCTGCGCGCCGAGGATCCGAACCGGGACCCGAAGTTCTGGCAGGAATGGGTGAACCTCGTGGCACTGGCCGTTAACGAGGAAAACGCCTCCGGCGGGCGCGTAGTCACCGCCCCCACCAACGGCGCGGCGGGCATCATCCCCGCAGTGATGTTCTACGCCACCCACTACGGTCCGGGCATGGAGAACGCCACACCGGAGCAGCGCGACGACGTCGTGGTCCGCTTCCTGCTTGCCGCCGCCGCCGTGGGGGTGCTCTACAAGGAGCAGGCCTCCATTTCCGGCGCCGAGGTGGGCTGCCAGGGCGAGGTGGGATCGGCGTCGTCCATGGCCGCCGCCGGGCTGGCCGAAATCCTGGGCGGTACCCCGGAACAGGTGGAAAACGCCGCCGAGATTGCCATGGAGCACAACCTCGGCCTGACCTGCGATCCGATCGGCGGGCTGGTGCAGGTGCCCTGCATCGAGCGGAACGCCATCGGCGCCGCGAAGGCTGTCAATGCCGCCAAAATGGCACTTTGGGGCGACGGCGAACATCGGGTCTCGCTGGATGAAGTCATTGTGACGATGCGGGAAACCGGCCGCGATATGAGCTCCAAGTACAAGGAAACCGCGCTCGGCGGGCTGGCCGTGAATGTGGTGGAGTGCTGA
- the glyA gene encoding serine hydroxymethyltransferase, which translates to MSDYLNDSLAVVDPEVAAQIDNELRRQQQGLEMIASENHTAVSVMEAQGSVLTNKYAEGYPGRRYYGGCEFVDVIEQLAIDRAKSLFGAGFANVQPHSGAQANASVMHALIRPGDTILGLSLAHGGHLTHGMKINFSGRLYNVVPYNVSEEDHRVDMAEVEALAKEHRPKLIVAGWSAYARQLDFAEFRRIADEVGAFLMVDMAHFAGLVAAGLHPSPVPHAHVVTTTTHKTLAGPRGGIILSNDADIAKKINSAVFPGQQGGPLEHVIAGKATAFKIAATPEFKERQERTLAGARILAERLLADDVAAAGISVVSGGTDVHLVLVDLRNAALNGQEAEDRLAQIDITVNRNAVPFDPRPPMVTSGLRIGTPALATRGFGEDAFREVADIIAQALIAGEDTDLAPLRERVTALAQAHPLYPEVADLAAAPAAANR; encoded by the coding sequence GTGAGCGATTACCTCAACGACTCCCTCGCGGTAGTTGACCCCGAGGTCGCAGCGCAGATCGACAACGAGCTCCGCCGGCAGCAGCAGGGCCTGGAGATGATCGCCTCCGAGAACCACACCGCCGTTTCCGTCATGGAAGCCCAGGGATCGGTGCTGACCAACAAGTACGCCGAAGGCTACCCGGGACGGCGCTACTACGGCGGCTGCGAATTCGTGGACGTCATTGAGCAGCTGGCCATCGACCGCGCCAAGTCCCTGTTCGGTGCGGGCTTCGCCAACGTCCAGCCGCACTCCGGCGCGCAGGCCAACGCCTCCGTTATGCACGCCCTGATCCGGCCCGGAGACACCATCCTGGGCCTGTCCCTGGCGCACGGCGGGCACCTGACGCACGGCATGAAGATCAACTTCTCCGGCCGGCTCTACAACGTGGTCCCCTACAACGTGTCCGAAGAGGACCACCGCGTGGACATGGCCGAAGTAGAGGCCCTTGCCAAGGAACACCGGCCCAAGCTGATCGTGGCCGGCTGGTCCGCCTACGCCCGCCAGCTGGACTTCGCCGAATTCCGCCGCATCGCGGATGAGGTGGGTGCTTTCCTGATGGTGGATATGGCCCACTTCGCCGGTCTGGTGGCCGCGGGACTGCACCCCAGCCCCGTCCCCCACGCCCACGTGGTCACCACCACCACGCACAAGACCCTTGCCGGTCCCCGCGGCGGCATCATCCTGTCCAACGACGCCGACATTGCCAAGAAGATCAACTCTGCAGTGTTCCCGGGCCAGCAGGGCGGACCGCTGGAACACGTGATTGCCGGCAAGGCGACAGCCTTCAAGATTGCAGCCACCCCCGAGTTCAAAGAGCGGCAGGAGCGCACGCTCGCCGGCGCCCGGATCCTTGCCGAACGCCTGCTGGCCGACGACGTCGCTGCCGCCGGCATCTCGGTGGTCTCCGGCGGCACGGATGTGCACCTGGTGCTCGTGGACCTGCGCAATGCGGCCCTCAACGGCCAGGAAGCCGAAGACCGTCTCGCGCAGATAGACATCACCGTGAACCGCAACGCCGTGCCGTTCGATCCGCGGCCGCCCATGGTGACCTCGGGCCTGCGGATCGGCACCCCCGCCCTGGCCACCCGCGGCTTCGGTGAAGACGCATTCCGGGAAGTCGCGGACATCATTGCCCAGGCTCTCATCGCCGGTGAGGACACCGATCTGGCACCGCTGCGCGAACGAGTTACCGCTCTCGCGCAGGCCCATCCGCTGTACCCGGAGGTGGCGGATCTCGCTGCTGCCCCCGCTGCGGCAAACCGTTAG
- a CDS encoding ChaB family protein has protein sequence MPKTGKNDRAVKSELPSTLQRSDSKAQNTFAKTYDSAVEEYGDGERAARTAYASLKHTHEKVGDHWEEKEQKGPSDARAAEGRTSSKDTAGGVDANASKAHLYELASRLDIPGRSKMTKDELVEALQKASEKQTRKARES, from the coding sequence ATGCCTAAGACCGGCAAGAACGACCGCGCAGTGAAGAGCGAACTGCCTTCGACCCTGCAGCGCTCGGATTCCAAGGCTCAGAACACGTTCGCCAAAACCTACGATTCCGCGGTGGAGGAATACGGCGACGGCGAGCGGGCCGCCCGGACGGCGTACGCCTCCCTCAAGCACACCCACGAAAAAGTGGGCGACCACTGGGAGGAAAAGGAGCAGAAAGGACCCTCCGATGCCCGTGCTGCCGAAGGGCGTACTTCGTCCAAGGACACGGCCGGAGGAGTGGACGCCAACGCGTCCAAGGCGCACTTGTACGAACTCGCGTCCCGGCTGGACATTCCCGGCCGCTCGAAGATGACCAAGGACGAGCTGGTGGAGGCGCTGCAGAAGGCCAGCGAAAAGCAGACCCGGAAGGCCCGGGAAAGCTAG